In one window of Candidatus Aminicenantes bacterium DNA:
- a CDS encoding radical SAM protein: MPSPKSVSISITGKCNLKCNYCFYANEMAGLQDLPTATWLKFFAELAKIGIMDVSLTGGEALLRPDIFELIDGIIVNRMRYNLLSNGTLIDEKLLKKFEQGKRKLRLDYIQISIDGSIAAIHNQSRPSSFDKAIRGLKVLKEANFPLAVRVTINRHNLNDLENIAKLLLEDIGLNSFGNNEAMPIGSGCRSDADMSLSPKEQMAAMAMIGRLQRRYPGRLKAQAGPQAKRKMYAEMVHARRTGENPHTWSMGYLTACGCVFSKIDILHDGSVVPCCMLPGLVMGNICSDSLLDIWYNHPTLIALRERRSIPTNEVAGCETCEWNKYCNGSCPGLAQQLTGDFNRANPEDCFKNFLKETGASYGLRA; this comes from the coding sequence TTGCCATCGCCCAAAAGCGTCAGCATCTCCATCACCGGCAAATGCAACCTAAAGTGCAATTACTGTTTTTATGCCAACGAGATGGCAGGTTTACAGGACCTGCCTACCGCCACCTGGCTAAAATTCTTTGCCGAGCTGGCAAAGATCGGCATCATGGATGTTTCCTTGACCGGCGGCGAAGCGTTGCTGCGTCCCGATATATTCGAACTGATCGACGGGATTATCGTTAACCGCATGCGTTACAACCTCCTGAGCAATGGCACCCTGATTGACGAAAAGCTGCTGAAAAAATTCGAACAAGGGAAACGGAAGTTACGCCTTGATTATATACAGATCTCTATCGATGGCTCCATTGCTGCCATTCACAACCAGAGCCGCCCAAGCTCCTTTGACAAAGCGATCCGCGGTTTAAAAGTTCTAAAAGAGGCCAATTTCCCTCTGGCGGTGCGCGTGACCATCAACCGCCACAACCTCAACGACCTTGAAAATATCGCCAAATTGCTTCTCGAAGACATCGGGTTGAACTCCTTCGGCAACAACGAGGCCATGCCCATCGGCTCGGGCTGCCGCAGCGACGCGGACATGTCCCTGTCCCCCAAAGAACAAATGGCAGCCATGGCCATGATCGGCCGTTTGCAACGGCGCTACCCCGGCCGCCTCAAAGCCCAAGCCGGCCCGCAAGCCAAGCGCAAGATGTACGCCGAGATGGTCCATGCCCGGCGCACGGGCGAAAATCCTCATACCTGGTCCATGGGCTACCTGACCGCTTGCGGCTGCGTGTTTTCCAAGATCGACATCCTCCACGACGGCTCGGTCGTCCCCTGCTGCATGCTGCCCGGTTTGGTGATGGGCAACATCTGCAGTGACTCCCTACTTGACATATGGTATAATCATCCAACCTTGATCGCACTGCGTGAACGGAGAAGCATCCCCACGAATGAGGTCGCGGGGTGCGAAACCTGCGAATGGAATAAGTACTGCAATGGCAGTTGCCCCGGGCTGGCCCAGCAGCTGACCGGAGACTTCAACCGCGCCAATCCCGAGGATTGTTTTAAGAATTTCTTGAAAGAAACAGGAGCGAGTTATGGGCTGCGAGCCTGA
- a CDS encoding PqqD family peptide modification chaperone — MPNEKIKNLLVRNPDVVLREEDPDGALLFNPDTNQIRVINTTGLFIWKHCDGKKDLPAIISALKKTFDSVPEAEVEGQVKTFVDDMRSNGFLGIPRK; from the coding sequence ATGCCAAATGAAAAAATCAAAAATTTGCTCGTTCGCAACCCTGACGTAGTCCTCCGCGAAGAAGACCCGGACGGGGCACTGCTCTTCAACCCCGATACCAACCAGATCCGGGTGATCAACACCACCGGCTTGTTCATTTGGAAGCACTGCGATGGTAAAAAAGATTTGCCGGCTATTATTTCCGCCCTAAAAAAGACATTTGACAGCGTGCCTGAAGCCGAAGTCGAAGGGCAAGTCAAGACCTTTGTCGACGATATGCGGTCCAACGGTTTTTTGGGAATTCCCCGGAAATAA
- a CDS encoding glycosyltransferase family 4 protein, whose protein sequence is MGKVDFSISFLSVRIPVSFSFITCPNRVWVQPLHMRQAFMAEFNGFMEALAQAFLRYGRADAYQCYFSSSELSVLSREEMGRLARIDSRVRICPLDLAWPKKPPRCDVLYMETIQPERELVFRRWLERDYPVPVTRNTYTIATRGHLRELLDVCLLNLGGRPFDALVVLSHATKAAVEVLMADVADLSGGALTWRGRVEVIPPGLEMEAFEPIDRLEARRALELPSDTVILLSIARLSSSSKMTYSRMLDALARIQSRTSQRVLLVLAGAGSNQEVIALEAAIAARGLVGLAICRPNFADGEKVALLSAADIFLSLSDNLQESYGISLVEAMAVGLPIVCTDWDGYRDIVRPAVNGFLVPTTWDVQDSLIGEMDVFRHPYSHETIQAIAQSISLDEAFLDEHLLLLVERPELRSSYAERNRTEARERFNIRHTVESYEHLWQELAAVAARDSSQYRNLAPALTYDYSRHFRSYPTRTTISSDPDEHLP, encoded by the coding sequence ATGGGTAAAGTCGATTTTTCTATCAGTTTCTTATCAGTTCGTATCCCCGTCAGCTTTTCTTTCATCACATGCCCGAACCGTGTTTGGGTGCAACCACTTCATATGCGACAGGCTTTCATGGCAGAATTCAATGGTTTTATGGAAGCACTGGCCCAAGCCTTCCTGCGCTACGGCCGAGCCGATGCGTATCAGTGCTACTTCAGTTCCTCGGAGCTGTCCGTGCTCTCCCGAGAGGAGATGGGAAGGCTTGCCCGGATTGATAGCCGAGTTCGGATCTGTCCGCTCGATCTCGCTTGGCCCAAAAAGCCCCCGAGGTGCGACGTACTATACATGGAGACTATTCAGCCTGAGCGGGAGCTCGTATTTCGCCGGTGGCTGGAACGAGACTACCCGGTACCGGTGACCCGCAACACCTACACGATCGCGACCCGGGGGCATCTCCGCGAGCTACTCGACGTCTGCCTGCTAAACCTGGGTGGACGCCCGTTCGACGCCCTCGTGGTGCTCTCCCACGCGACAAAGGCGGCGGTGGAGGTCCTCATGGCTGATGTAGCTGACCTCTCTGGGGGCGCTCTAACCTGGCGCGGGCGAGTGGAAGTCATCCCACCGGGCTTGGAGATGGAGGCCTTCGAACCTATCGATCGGCTGGAGGCCCGCCGAGCACTTGAGCTGCCAAGCGATACCGTTATTCTCCTGTCGATTGCCCGCCTATCCAGTTCGTCGAAAATGACCTACAGCCGCATGCTCGATGCCCTGGCGAGAATCCAGTCACGGACCTCTCAACGTGTACTCTTGGTGCTCGCCGGTGCCGGTTCGAACCAGGAGGTAATTGCTCTGGAGGCGGCAATTGCCGCACGCGGGTTGGTCGGCTTGGCGATATGCCGGCCGAACTTCGCCGATGGCGAGAAGGTCGCTTTGCTGTCCGCGGCTGATATTTTCCTTTCCCTTAGTGACAACCTCCAGGAGTCGTATGGAATTTCCCTGGTCGAGGCGATGGCCGTCGGGCTGCCGATCGTGTGCACCGATTGGGACGGGTACCGTGACATCGTTCGTCCGGCAGTGAACGGGTTCCTTGTGCCGACGACATGGGATGTGCAAGACAGTCTGATTGGGGAGATGGATGTCTTCAGGCATCCCTATAGCCACGAGACGATTCAAGCCATCGCCCAGTCGATCTCCCTGGACGAGGCTTTTCTCGATGAACACCTGCTGCTGCTCGTGGAGAGGCCGGAGCTGCGTTCGAGCTATGCCGAGCGCAACCGGACGGAGGCTCGTGAGCGTTTTAACATCCGCCATACTGTTGAGAGCTACGAGCACCTTTGGCAGGAACTCGCAGCCGTCGCAGCTAGGGACTCGTCACAGTATCGAAATCTGGCTCCGGCACTCACCTATGACTACTCGAGACACTTTCGGTCGTATCCGACCCGTACGACGATCTCGAGTGACCCGGACGAGCACCTCCCTTGA